The following coding sequences lie in one Rutidosis leptorrhynchoides isolate AG116_Rl617_1_P2 chromosome 4, CSIRO_AGI_Rlap_v1, whole genome shotgun sequence genomic window:
- the LOC139843052 gene encoding protein SEED AND ROOT HAIR PROTECTIVE PROTEIN-like: MKTIATALSTILFLLSVTLSIVSTTADGAYAVAPSTKHEIPYKVSEKETPKPIAVQGLIYCKSGSKLIPLKGATARVTCLAKNHNGLELAPFSVSSCPADDKGYFLAKLSPPSTNYVKKAKWELKDCKVFLEKSPMEQCKVPLDINGGIKGAHIISTSSYRLLKNANMYSIEPFFYASDEPKLVSHKKGY; the protein is encoded by the exons ATGAAGACCATTGCCACCGCATTATCCACCATCCTCTTCCTGTTGTCGGTAACACTATCGATTGTTTCCACCACTGCTGATGGTGCCTACGCCGTTGCTCCGTCAACAAAGCACGAGATCCCATATAAGGTGAGTGAAAAGGAAACTCCCAAGCCCATTGCAGTTCAAGGCCTTATATATTGTAAATCTGGCTCTAAACTCATCCCACTTAAAG GAGCGACGGCCAGAGTAACTTGTCTGGCAAAGAACCACAACGGGCTCGAATTAGCACCATTTTCTGTCTCAAGTTGCCCAGCTGATGACAAGGGCTATTTTCTAGCCAAACTGTCCCCACCTTCGACAAATTATGTAAAGAAAGCCAAATGGGAGCTCAAGGACTGCAAGGTTTTCCTTGAGAAGTCACCAATGGAGCAATGCAAAGTTCCACTAGATATTAACGGAGGCATAAAGGGTGCTCACATTATTTCCACTTCGTCTTATCGACTCCTGAAAAACGCAAATATGTACTCTATCGAACCCTTTTTCTATGCAAGTGATGAACCTAAACTAGTCTCTCATAAAAAGGGTTACTAA
- the LOC139843050 gene encoding protein SEED AND ROOT HAIR PROTECTIVE PROTEIN-like — translation MKTTTTTFSAILFLLSVTVSILSATADGASSVAPATKPAIPYKVKDKETPKPIAVQGLIYCKSGSKLIPLKGATARVTCLAKNHNGLELAPFSVSSCPADDKGYFLAKLSPPSTTYIKKAEWELKDCKVFLEKSPMELCKVPLDINGGIKGAHIISTSSYRLLKNANLYSIEPFFYASDELKPVSDKKGY, via the exons ATGAAAACCACTACCACCACATTCTCCGCCATCCTCTTCCTGTTGTCAGTGACAGTATCGATTCTTTCCGCCACGGCTGATGGTGCCTCCAGCGTTGCTCCGGCAACAAAGCCCGCAATCCCATATAAGGTGAAAGACAAGGAAACTCCCAAGCCCATTGCAGTTCAAGGCCTTATATATTGTAAATCTGGCTCTAAACTTATCCCACTTAAAG GAGCGACGGCCAGAGTAACTTGTCTGGCAAAGAACCACAACGGGCTTGAATTAGCACCATTTTCGGTCTCAAGTTGCCCAGCTGATGACAAGGGCTATTTTCTAGCCAAACTGTCCCCACCTTCAACAACTTACATAAAGAAAGCCGAATGGGAGCTCAAAGACTGCAAGGTTTTCCTTGAGAAGTCACCAATGGAGCTATGCAAAGTTCCACTGGATATTAACGGAGGCATAAAGGGTGCTCACATTATTTCCACTTCGTCTTATCGACTACTGAAAAATGCAAATCTGTACTCTATCGAACCCTTTTTCTACGCAAGTGATGAGCTTAAACCAGTCTCGGATAAAAAAGGGTACTAA